A genomic stretch from Desulfolutivibrio sulfodismutans DSM 3696 includes:
- a CDS encoding tape measure protein, which yields MGGLDTATAEASGSVSRLGLSVGLWTEAVNAGVNAARSFITELRNFVVGVVNTTDRFEGLTNALDTITKGRGAETFKELNDWAKKMPLSTEEAIQAYIRLKAMGLDPTLETMTTLVDTTGALGGSVDIFNRITLALGQAATKGRLMGEEVRQFAEAGIPIYDILREKLQLTQEQMRQIGLEGIDAFTAIPAIIEGMAERFGGQASKMQQQWSGLMETLGSIWKDFARQIGDAGFLDYLKQKARDVQTALEEMAETGELQAWAQTISSLLVGVADTISVVAGFVTEFSDVWAALLVALAVSRITAATTALLGLGKALAAFSLANPVLAALALALGTVYAAMELFQDRSRETAQAMGESRKAALDNVAALQDLEGRLLRTAAGSEEHAAAEMELAKVLPAANLALDERGRVLARAASAEDENLIKLRELIALREQEADMLLVTHIEAQARAYQNAAVWLETYSRNMREMYGIGQEEARSFYQEVLLGMNKLFGVYDADVQAGEKKRNEMSKTRAGYLELLKSAEKAGMSVDDLARSLDRVGASDGVKEEVLNSYRQLVGVLDDAGQAAQRQAQVAESAGAQAYDRMAQKAQDTYSKKAEAARTAHNAEVENIGKLKLTEDEEAAKRLAADGAFHSSRLAAARAHYQTLADQLAGFFSRGEITQTEYQSRLGALERQYNTEYGAILAERQELLRVRLAEAEKAYDTHLAKINSLENSLLADDMRRESALADIRQRGMDGAAKDRDNLARVNQLLSSSEESLAKATGLSGKEREQALEQARMYAEQAAGLSGRLSDASQATDAVNRSFDQLSKVKVTSLSDLEDDAAASKQNLESLRAEMGNITATIKALADQTVTLTLDPGITEKVAGLRQDLEAAAEDVTITVVADTETAKTNIAALNEIETTSPHTVKDNATDVLAEIRSLDGQNTESTHTIYVQRVEAAAAGGLIGEVARFAAGGWHRVAGLLPGYGGGDRRPAILEDGEFVVNKSTVRLFGPDLFYALQDAARSGLGALRDQVRGALRVPGFSLGGLASARIREATRPVLSLATGGLVPASATAATMPDLGRVVLEIGGADVPAYMSADMLENLESALRRAKLTRKL from the coding sequence GTGGGGGGACTGGATACGGCCACGGCGGAGGCGTCCGGCTCGGTGTCCAGGCTCGGGCTGTCCGTGGGGCTGTGGACCGAAGCGGTCAACGCCGGGGTTAATGCGGCGCGTTCGTTCATCACGGAGCTGAGAAACTTCGTGGTGGGTGTGGTCAATACCACGGATCGCTTTGAGGGCCTGACAAATGCCCTGGACACCATCACCAAGGGACGCGGGGCCGAGACGTTTAAGGAATTAAACGACTGGGCCAAGAAGATGCCGCTGTCCACCGAAGAGGCCATCCAGGCGTACATCCGCCTGAAGGCGATGGGCCTGGACCCGACACTAGAAACCATGACCACGCTGGTGGACACCACCGGGGCGCTTGGCGGCAGCGTCGATATTTTCAACCGCATCACCCTGGCCTTGGGGCAGGCCGCCACCAAGGGGCGGCTCATGGGCGAGGAGGTCCGCCAGTTCGCCGAAGCGGGCATCCCGATTTACGACATCCTGCGGGAGAAATTGCAGCTCACCCAGGAGCAAATGCGGCAAATCGGCCTGGAAGGCATCGACGCGTTTACGGCCATCCCGGCGATCATTGAGGGCATGGCGGAACGTTTCGGCGGCCAGGCCTCGAAGATGCAGCAACAATGGTCGGGATTAATGGAAACCCTGGGATCGATCTGGAAGGACTTTGCGCGCCAGATCGGCGACGCCGGTTTTCTTGACTACCTCAAACAGAAGGCCCGCGATGTGCAGACCGCCCTGGAGGAAATGGCCGAAACCGGCGAGCTTCAGGCCTGGGCGCAAACCATCTCGTCATTATTGGTCGGTGTTGCCGACACCATATCCGTCGTCGCCGGATTCGTGACAGAATTTTCCGATGTCTGGGCGGCGCTGCTTGTGGCTCTAGCCGTTTCCCGGATCACCGCCGCGACCACGGCGCTGCTCGGCCTGGGCAAGGCCTTGGCGGCCTTCTCCCTCGCCAATCCGGTTCTTGCCGCGTTAGCTCTCGCCCTGGGGACTGTATACGCGGCGATGGAACTTTTTCAAGACCGCTCACGGGAAACAGCCCAGGCGATGGGTGAATCCCGCAAGGCCGCTTTGGATAACGTGGCGGCTCTTCAAGATCTTGAAGGGCGGCTTTTGCGGACGGCCGCAGGGTCCGAGGAACACGCCGCGGCCGAGATGGAATTGGCGAAGGTGTTGCCAGCCGCGAATCTGGCCCTGGACGAACGCGGCCGGGTGCTGGCCCGGGCGGCGTCCGCCGAAGATGAAAACCTGATCAAGCTGCGGGAATTGATCGCGCTGCGCGAACAGGAAGCGGACATGCTGCTGGTCACCCATATCGAGGCCCAGGCGCGGGCATATCAGAACGCGGCGGTCTGGCTGGAGACGTATTCCCGAAACATGCGGGAGATGTACGGCATCGGCCAGGAGGAGGCCAGGTCGTTTTATCAGGAAGTTCTCTTGGGGATGAACAAGCTTTTTGGTGTGTACGACGCCGATGTGCAGGCGGGCGAAAAAAAGCGCAACGAGATGTCGAAGACCCGGGCCGGTTACCTGGAGCTGCTTAAAAGCGCTGAAAAGGCGGGGATGTCCGTTGATGACCTCGCCAGAAGTCTGGATCGGGTGGGCGCTTCCGACGGGGTCAAGGAGGAAGTCCTCAATTCCTACCGCCAGCTTGTCGGCGTCCTGGACGATGCCGGGCAGGCGGCCCAGCGGCAGGCCCAGGTGGCGGAGTCCGCCGGGGCCCAGGCCTACGACCGCATGGCCCAAAAGGCCCAGGACACCTATTCCAAAAAGGCCGAGGCGGCGCGCACGGCCCACAATGCCGAAGTCGAAAACATTGGCAAGCTTAAGCTCACGGAAGACGAAGAGGCCGCCAAGCGTCTGGCGGCCGATGGGGCCTTCCATTCCTCCCGGCTGGCCGCCGCCCGCGCCCACTATCAAACCCTGGCCGACCAGTTGGCCGGATTTTTCTCGCGCGGCGAGATCACCCAGACCGAATATCAGTCCCGGCTGGGGGCGCTGGAACGCCAGTACAATACGGAATACGGCGCCATCCTGGCCGAGCGCCAGGAACTCCTGCGGGTGCGCCTGGCCGAGGCCGAAAAGGCCTACGACACGCACTTGGCCAAGATCAATTCCCTGGAAAACTCCCTCCTGGCGGATGATATGCGCCGGGAATCGGCCCTGGCCGACATCCGGCAGCGGGGCATGGATGGTGCGGCCAAAGACCGGGACAACCTGGCCCGGGTCAACCAGTTGTTGTCCTCCAGCGAGGAATCCCTAGCCAAGGCCACGGGCTTAAGCGGCAAGGAGCGGGAACAGGCCCTGGAACAGGCCCGGATGTACGCCGAGCAGGCGGCCGGGCTGTCCGGCAGGCTTTCGGACGCAAGCCAGGCCACGGATGCGGTCAATCGCTCCTTTGACCAGCTCTCCAAGGTCAAGGTCACATCCCTTTCCGACCTGGAAGACGACGCGGCCGCCAGCAAGCAGAACCTGGAGAGCCTGCGGGCGGAGATGGGCAACATCACGGCCACCATCAAGGCCTTGGCCGACCAAACCGTGACCCTGACCCTGGACCCCGGCATCACGGAAAAGGTGGCGGGCCTGCGCCAGGATCTGGAGGCGGCGGCCGAGGACGTGACCATCACCGTGGTCGCCGACACCGAGACGGCCAAAACCAACATCGCCGCCTTGAATGAGATCGAGACCACCTCGCCGCATACGGTCAAGGACAATGCGACGGATGTCCTGGCCGAGATACGCTCCTTGGACGGGCAGAACACGGAAAGCACCCACACCATCTACGTCCAGCGTGTAGAGGCCGCCGCCGCAGGCGGCCTGATCGGCGAGGTCGCGCGGTTCGCGGCCGGAGGCTGGCACCGGGTGGCCGGGCTTTTACCGGGATACGGCGGCGGCGACCGGCGTCCGGCCATCCTGGAAGACGGCGAATTCGTGGTCAACAAGTCCACCGTGCGGCTGTTCGGCCCGGATCTTTTCTATGCCCTCCAGGATGCGGCGCGAAGCGGCCTGGGCGCTTTGCGCGACCAGGTGCGCGGGGCCTTGCGCGTCCCAGGGTTTTCCCTGGGCGGGCTGGCGTCGGCACGTATCCGCGAGGCCACGCGACCCGTCCTGTCCTTGGCCACCGGCGGTCTGGTTCCAGCATCGGCCACGGCCGCGACCATGCCGGACCTGGGCCGGGTGGTGCTTGAGATCGGCGGCGCGGACGTGCCCGCATACATGTCCGCCGACATGCTGGAAAACCTGGAAAGCGCCCTGCGCCGGGCAAAGCTCACGAGGAAGCTGTGA
- a CDS encoding phage tail assembly protein → MAKTKTITLPVPTDAEPQAVREVTLHELRIGTILDLLERARDGGQGTDPLAALSELLTSGQVLTGLSLDDLKRLAPSDLGTLWEAFQEVNAAFLACSGKRGSWTRRRRSSWTGCGGRLGPPLAGLLPPSPGRAFRRPGIHLDRVHPRPSRGRFG, encoded by the coding sequence ATGGCCAAGACCAAGACCATCACGCTCCCTGTCCCCACGGACGCCGAGCCCCAGGCCGTGCGCGAGGTGACCCTGCACGAGCTTCGGATCGGCACGATCCTGGATCTGCTCGAGCGCGCCAGGGACGGCGGCCAGGGCACGGACCCCCTGGCGGCCCTGTCCGAACTCCTGACCTCCGGCCAGGTGCTCACCGGACTGTCGCTCGACGACCTCAAGCGGCTGGCCCCGTCCGACCTGGGTACGCTCTGGGAGGCCTTCCAGGAGGTGAACGCCGCTTTTTTGGCCTGCTCCGGAAAACGGGGATCTTGGACAAGGCGACGGCGATCTTCCTGGACGGGGTGCGGCGGAAGATTGGGGCCGCCTCTGGCGGGCCTGCTGCCGCCTTCTCCGGGCCGGGCATTCCGGCGTCCGGGGATACACCTGGACCGAGTTCACCCTCGCCCTAGCCGAGGCCGATTCGGCTGA